The Candidatus Cloacimonadaceae bacterium genome includes a region encoding these proteins:
- the fabG gene encoding 3-oxoacyl-[acyl-carrier-protein] reductase, producing the protein MKYDIDNQVVVITGGARGIGYSIAETFAQNNARVVIIDLMPETVDAAVQKLKGCGYQAFGYIGNVTDNAGMDELFAKIVSDLGGIDVLINNAGVTKDNLVLRMKEEEWESVLNINLKGTFFCTQKVFKYMMKTRKGSIINIASVIGIMGNAGQANYAASKGGMIAFTKSCAKEFASRGVRVNAIAPGFIETEMTAKLPPEVVESYGKAIPLAKMGKPADVAKLCLFLASDESAYITGQTIAVDGGLTMQ; encoded by the coding sequence ATGAAATATGATATAGACAACCAGGTAGTGGTGATTACCGGTGGCGCCAGAGGCATCGGCTATTCCATCGCGGAAACATTTGCCCAAAACAACGCGCGGGTCGTGATCATCGACCTGATGCCGGAAACTGTGGATGCCGCGGTGCAGAAGCTCAAAGGCTGCGGATATCAGGCTTTTGGCTATATCGGCAACGTCACGGACAATGCCGGTATGGACGAACTCTTTGCCAAAATCGTCAGCGATCTTGGCGGCATCGACGTCCTGATCAACAATGCCGGAGTCACCAAAGACAACCTTGTCCTGCGGATGAAGGAAGAGGAATGGGAAAGCGTGCTCAACATCAACCTCAAGGGTACGTTCTTCTGCACTCAGAAAGTTTTTAAATACATGATGAAAACCCGCAAAGGCAGCATCATCAACATCGCCAGCGTGATCGGAATCATGGGCAACGCCGGACAGGCAAACTATGCCGCCTCCAAGGGTGGAATGATCGCCTTCACCAAAAGCTGCGCCAAGGAATTCGCTTCCCGCGGTGTGCGTGTGAACGCCATTGCCCCCGGATTTATAGAAACCGAAATGACCGCCAAGCTCCCTCCCGAAGTGGTGGAAAGCTATGGCAAAGCCATCCCTCTGGCAAAGATGGGAAAACCCGCGGACGTCGCCAAGCTTTGCCTCTTTCTGGCGTCCGACGAAAGCGCTTATATCACAGGTCAGACCATCGCCGTTGACGGTGGCTTGACCATGCAATAG
- a CDS encoding acyl carrier protein — translation MMDIEARVKQIVMDKLNVEASQIVPTANFIDDLRADSLDTVELVMAFEDEFKIVIPDEDQERLRTVGQAIDYLTEKLG, via the coding sequence ATAATGGATATTGAAGCAAGAGTAAAACAGATAGTGATGGACAAGCTGAATGTGGAAGCATCTCAGATCGTTCCTACAGCTAACTTCATCGATGACCTGCGCGCCGATTCCTTGGACACCGTGGAGCTCGTAATGGCTTTTGAAGATGAATTCAAGATCGTCATTCCTGATGAAGATCAGGAAAGACTCCGCACCGTTGGCCAAGCCATCGATTATCTCACGGAAAAACTGGGTTAA
- a CDS encoding beta-ketoacyl-ACP synthase III: MAIYHAKFSSFGSYVPKKILNNFDLEKIVDTTDEWIRSRTGMFERHITTVDEAASDLGYQAAIKAIEASQIKYREIELIVVATVTGDHPFPSTACIIQKKLGLKNVPAFDVSAGCAGFVYALDVARQYVENGIAKNVLVLGVDILTKITNWQDRNTCVLFGDGAGATIVSRAETSDISRIIDILIDADGSQGDYLIQQAGGSRMPASHETVDKNLHTVYMEGNRIYKNAIKSMFASSDEILRRNKLTVADVDWVIPHQANLRIIEGLADKMRVPMSKVIVNIEKYGNTSSATIPLAADEAIRSKKIRRGDIILLTSFGAGLTWGSVLARY; encoded by the coding sequence ATGGCTATTTATCATGCGAAATTCTCTTCCTTCGGAAGCTACGTGCCAAAGAAGATCCTCAATAACTTTGATCTGGAAAAGATTGTGGATACCACGGACGAATGGATCCGCTCCCGCACGGGAATGTTTGAACGCCATATCACCACCGTGGATGAAGCTGCCAGCGACCTTGGCTATCAGGCAGCGATCAAAGCCATCGAAGCTTCACAGATCAAATATCGCGAGATCGAGCTCATCGTGGTCGCGACGGTCACCGGAGACCATCCTTTCCCCTCCACCGCCTGCATTATCCAAAAGAAACTGGGGCTGAAAAACGTCCCCGCCTTCGACGTCTCGGCAGGCTGTGCCGGATTTGTCTATGCCCTTGACGTAGCGCGGCAATACGTGGAAAACGGCATTGCTAAAAACGTCCTCGTCCTGGGAGTGGATATCCTCACCAAGATCACAAACTGGCAGGATCGCAACACCTGCGTTCTCTTTGGCGATGGTGCGGGAGCGACAATCGTTTCCAGAGCCGAAACCAGCGATATCTCCAGAATCATAGACATCCTGATCGATGCCGATGGCAGCCAGGGTGATTACCTGATCCAACAAGCCGGTGGATCGCGGATGCCTGCTTCTCACGAAACCGTGGACAAAAACCTGCATACCGTCTATATGGAAGGCAATCGCATCTACAAAAATGCGATCAAATCCATGTTTGCCTCCTCGGACGAAATCTTGCGCCGCAACAAACTCACGGTCGCAGACGTCGATTGGGTGATCCCGCATCAGGCAAACCTTCGTATCATCGAAGGGCTCGCGGACAAAATGCGCGTACCGATGAGCAAGGTCATCGTCAATATCGAAAAATATGGCAACACTTCCTCCGCTACGATTCCTCTCGCCGCCGACGAAGCGATCCGCAGCAAAAAGATCCGCCGCGGGGACATCATCCTGCTCACTTCATTTGGAGCGGGTTTGACCTGGGGAAGCGTCCTGGCGAGATACTAA
- the rpmF gene encoding 50S ribosomal protein L32, giving the protein MAVPKRKTSKTRRDKRRTHDALTPPAFTTCSKCGEATRPHHICDHCGTYDGRKIKAAKE; this is encoded by the coding sequence ATGGCTGTCCCGAAAAGAAAGACGTCAAAAACCCGTCGTGACAAACGCAGAACGCACGACGCGCTGACCCCTCCTGCGTTCACGACCTGTTCCAAGTGTGGCGAAGCCACCCGCCCGCATCACATTTGTGATCATTGTGGCACCTACGACGGCAGAAAGATCAAAGCCGCCAAGGAGTAA
- a CDS encoding folylpolyglutamate synthase/dihydrofolate synthase family protein, producing MLYQEFLDHIYKKYSGNVKLELDRMRNLMTEMGDPQTRLDGFHIAGTNGKGSVCATLEALCIAHGLSTGMNTSPHLINYTERFRVGGKDLSFPQILDCFHRYETLFEKWDASFFEISTAIAFELFVEAELDCSVIEVGLGGRLDATNLFTPSVTAITSIGLDHIKTLGGTVELIAAEKAGIIKAGIPLVMGYIDPSPSSVIEAIALERNAPIFMIGRDFHVDPVNQDIDGICFNFRFGELVFESLGANLIGSHQSANLSVALAAFIIYAQKHGIAVSEEAIRSALEKINWKGRMQVLSKQPVIILDGAHNVQGVQALIHTLDNIFPQQKLRFLISILADKDYLEMISLFCSKAFHIYIAQNQSDRAATAEDQAKQVGKHSVPYTIADSVAAALNLALSDMESDDVLICCGSLYTVGEVLQEWKEL from the coding sequence GTGCTGTATCAGGAATTCCTCGATCATATCTACAAGAAATACTCCGGCAACGTGAAACTGGAGCTCGACCGCATGCGCAATCTGATGACGGAAATGGGCGATCCGCAAACCCGCCTCGATGGTTTTCACATCGCCGGAACCAACGGCAAGGGAAGCGTTTGCGCCACTCTCGAAGCCCTTTGCATAGCTCATGGACTCTCCACCGGAATGAATACTTCCCCGCATCTGATCAATTACACGGAACGCTTTCGCGTGGGCGGCAAAGACCTTTCGTTTCCACAGATATTGGATTGCTTTCACCGCTATGAAACGCTCTTTGAAAAGTGGGATGCATCATTTTTTGAGATCAGCACCGCCATCGCTTTTGAACTCTTTGTGGAAGCTGAGCTTGATTGCAGCGTCATCGAAGTGGGTCTCGGCGGCAGGCTGGATGCCACGAATCTATTTACTCCGTCGGTTACCGCCATCACTTCCATTGGGCTGGATCACATCAAAACTTTGGGTGGGACGGTTGAACTCATCGCCGCGGAAAAAGCGGGGATTATCAAAGCAGGAATTCCCTTGGTGATGGGCTATATCGATCCCTCGCCTTCTTCAGTGATCGAAGCTATCGCCCTTGAACGCAATGCGCCTATCTTTATGATAGGTAGAGATTTCCATGTTGATCCCGTCAATCAGGATATCGATGGCATCTGTTTCAATTTCCGCTTTGGAGAACTGGTGTTTGAGAGCCTTGGGGCAAACCTGATCGGCAGCCACCAAAGCGCCAACCTATCCGTTGCCCTCGCCGCTTTCATTATTTATGCGCAGAAGCATGGTATCGCTGTGAGTGAGGAAGCAATTCGCTCGGCATTGGAAAAGATCAACTGGAAAGGACGCATGCAAGTGCTTTCCAAACAACCTGTTATCATCCTCGATGGTGCGCACAACGTCCAGGGAGTCCAAGCGCTCATCCATACCCTTGACAACATCTTCCCGCAGCAAAAACTCCGCTTCCTGATCTCCATCCTCGCGGATAAAGACTATCTTGAAATGATCTCGCTTTTCTGCAGCAAAGCTTTTCATATCTATATCGCCCAAAACCAATCCGACCGTGCCGCCACTGCCGAAGACCAGGCAAAACAGGTAGGCAAACACTCTGTCCCATATACGATCGCCGATTCCGTCGCCGCGGCTCTCAATCTTGCTCTTTCCGATATGGAATCGGACGACGTCCTCATCTGTTGCGGCTCGCTCTACACCGTCGGAGAGGTCTTGCAGGAGTGGAAAGAGCTGTAG
- the fabD gene encoding ACP S-malonyltransferase, which translates to MKTAFIFPGQGAQYVGMATDFIAAVPEYARVLDDFDQAHGTKLRKIISDGPEDLLRETRFTQPAILFHSICAMKSFEKSSGITADFVAGHSLGEFSALVANGTISWIDALHLVHKRGEFMIKANDGAPFAMAAIIGLAAELVIEACIEAETVGLVRAVNFNTPIQTVISGTQEGVATAGEIAKSKGAKKVVPLVVGGPFHTPLIVRASDWLAQEMAKAEFKNSFIPLISNLDALPNTIGDTARQKLERQIISPVRWVESVQYMLDHGVQRFIEFGPQKVLSGMIKNIDKDALVLNYGKLEELDALMLSL; encoded by the coding sequence ATGAAAACAGCTTTTATATTTCCCGGACAGGGAGCCCAATATGTGGGCATGGCGACGGATTTTATCGCCGCCGTGCCGGAATATGCCAGAGTGTTGGATGATTTTGACCAAGCTCACGGCACCAAACTCCGGAAGATCATCTCCGATGGCCCCGAAGACTTGCTCAGAGAGACTCGGTTCACTCAGCCCGCCATCCTTTTTCACAGTATCTGCGCGATGAAAAGCTTTGAAAAGAGCAGCGGGATCACCGCAGACTTCGTTGCCGGACACTCTTTGGGGGAATTCAGCGCCCTCGTTGCCAATGGAACCATTTCCTGGATCGATGCCCTGCACTTGGTGCACAAGCGTGGCGAATTCATGATCAAAGCCAATGATGGCGCACCCTTTGCCATGGCGGCGATCATCGGTCTTGCTGCAGAACTCGTGATCGAAGCCTGCATCGAAGCTGAAACGGTGGGACTGGTGCGCGCGGTAAACTTCAACACTCCGATCCAAACCGTGATCTCCGGCACCCAAGAAGGAGTCGCGACAGCGGGTGAGATCGCCAAAAGCAAAGGCGCCAAAAAGGTCGTCCCGCTCGTCGTGGGCGGGCCTTTCCACACTCCGCTGATCGTCCGGGCAAGCGACTGGCTCGCGCAGGAAATGGCAAAAGCCGAGTTTAAGAATAGCTTTATCCCACTGATATCCAATCTCGACGCCCTACCCAATACGATTGGAGATACCGCCCGCCAAAAACTCGAACGTCAGATCATCTCGCCGGTACGTTGGGTGGAAAGTGTTCAATATATGTTAGATCATGGCGTGCAGCGTTTTATCGAGTTCGGACCCCAGAAAGTTCTCTCCGGCATGATAAAGAATATTGACAAAGATGCACTGGTTTTAAACTATGGCAAATTGGAAGAACTTGACGCTTTGATGCTCTCGCTTTGA
- the plsX gene encoding phosphate acyltransferase PlsX has translation MRIAVDAFGSDNAPFPEIEGAIQAIKEDFCSEVILVGDETILNKELGKYFYDPQRIRVVHASERILMEDYGATAVRAKRDSSMVRAVELHQKGLADAALSAGNSGAMMAASLLAYGRIKGVLRPAIAVTFPTQANHEIILDVGANVDCEAEHLLQFAHLGSIYYQFFYKTASPRVSLLNIGEESAKGNNVSRGAYMLLQNAADINFTGNIEGKDVLKGVTDVIVCDGFVGNIVLKTLEGAVLSIFGILKEQFNKDWIAKFGAMLSYPVYKYLKRKLDHTEYGGALLVGLNGVSIVSHGRSNAKAIKNAIHFAARIAKTGFVQHTKEYFERLS, from the coding sequence ATGCGAATCGCCGTCGATGCTTTCGGAAGCGACAACGCGCCGTTTCCGGAAATAGAAGGCGCAATCCAGGCAATCAAAGAAGATTTTTGCAGCGAAGTGATCCTGGTGGGGGATGAAACCATCCTGAACAAGGAGCTTGGCAAATACTTTTATGACCCGCAAAGAATCCGCGTCGTTCATGCCAGCGAGCGCATATTAATGGAAGACTACGGCGCCACGGCAGTGCGCGCCAAAAGGGATTCTTCGATGGTGCGCGCGGTGGAATTGCATCAAAAAGGTCTTGCCGACGCAGCGCTCAGCGCCGGAAATTCCGGCGCCATGATGGCGGCATCATTATTGGCTTATGGACGCATCAAAGGTGTTCTCAGACCCGCCATCGCCGTCACTTTTCCCACTCAAGCCAATCACGAGATCATCCTGGACGTGGGTGCCAACGTCGATTGCGAGGCGGAGCACCTGCTGCAGTTTGCCCATCTCGGCAGCATCTATTACCAGTTTTTCTATAAGACAGCTTCTCCACGCGTCTCGCTGCTCAATATCGGAGAGGAAAGCGCCAAGGGAAACAACGTCTCCCGCGGGGCGTACATGCTTTTGCAAAATGCAGCGGACATCAATTTCACCGGCAACATCGAGGGTAAGGACGTGCTCAAAGGCGTCACAGACGTGATCGTCTGCGATGGCTTTGTCGGCAACATCGTGCTCAAAACGCTCGAAGGGGCGGTGCTATCCATTTTCGGCATCCTGAAAGAACAGTTTAACAAAGATTGGATCGCGAAATTTGGCGCAATGCTCTCCTACCCGGTCTATAAATATCTCAAGCGCAAACTCGATCACACTGAATATGGCGGCGCGCTGTTGGTAGGGTTGAATGGCGTCAGCATCGTTTCCCATGGCAGATCAAACGCCAAGGCGATAAAAAACGCCATCCACTTTGCCGCGCGCATTGCCAAGACGGGCTTTGTCCAACACACCAAAGAGTACTTTGAGAGGTTATCCTGA
- the trmFO gene encoding methylenetetrahydrofolate--tRNA-(uracil(54)-C(5))-methyltransferase (FADH(2)-oxidizing) TrmFO has protein sequence MKEKITIIGAGLAGCEAALYLAEKGFEIDLYEMRPAKMTAAHTSGNPAELVCSNSLKSTRRDTASGLLKAELKLLGCKLLPLAEACRVPAGHALAVDREAFGKLVQTELDNHPHIRLIREEATSIPSGKCIIAGGPLSSDALMHELQKRLGDQHLYFFDAIAPIIDSESIDRSNIYQKDRYDKGDADYLNCAFDKEEYYRFVDALICGEKRQAHEFEDDFFRSVKFHYYENCIPIEELARRGVDTLRHGVMRPMGLEDPKTGKKPFAVLQLRAENRDLTAYNLVGCQTMLRYPEQKRIFRLIPGLENVEFLRYGSIHRNSYLCSPQVLSSDLSLKIDKDIFIAGQLSGVEGYVESIGSGLLIAKIISEALEILPQETILGQLWRRLIDSGSKNFQPVNANFGLLPALESPIRDKKLKKDLLAQRSLNSLQQFIK, from the coding sequence ATGAAGGAAAAAATCACCATTATCGGAGCGGGACTGGCAGGTTGCGAAGCCGCTTTGTATCTTGCGGAAAAGGGCTTTGAGATCGATCTGTATGAGATGCGTCCCGCAAAAATGACCGCGGCGCACACAAGTGGAAATCCTGCTGAGCTTGTTTGCAGTAATTCACTCAAATCGACCCGGAGGGATACCGCTTCCGGACTTTTGAAAGCAGAGCTCAAGCTCTTGGGCTGCAAGCTGTTGCCACTGGCTGAGGCTTGCAGGGTTCCTGCCGGACATGCGCTTGCAGTCGATCGCGAGGCTTTCGGCAAATTGGTGCAAACCGAGCTGGACAATCATCCCCATATTCGTCTCATCCGCGAAGAGGCAACATCCATTCCATCAGGCAAATGCATCATTGCTGGTGGTCCGCTTTCCAGCGACGCGCTCATGCATGAACTGCAAAAACGCCTGGGAGACCAGCATTTATACTTCTTCGACGCCATCGCTCCGATCATAGATTCCGAAAGCATAGACAGAAGCAATATCTATCAAAAAGACCGCTATGACAAAGGCGACGCGGATTATCTGAATTGCGCCTTCGACAAAGAGGAATATTACCGTTTCGTCGATGCTTTGATCTGCGGCGAAAAGCGCCAGGCGCACGAGTTTGAGGATGATTTCTTCCGCAGCGTGAAGTTTCATTACTATGAAAACTGCATTCCGATCGAGGAACTCGCCCGCCGCGGAGTGGACACTTTGCGCCATGGAGTGATGCGTCCCATGGGCTTGGAAGATCCCAAAACCGGCAAAAAACCCTTTGCGGTGCTTCAGCTTAGAGCAGAAAATCGGGATCTGACAGCATACAATCTGGTCGGCTGCCAAACCATGCTGCGTTATCCTGAACAAAAACGCATCTTTCGCCTCATTCCGGGATTGGAAAACGTGGAATTTCTCCGCTATGGTTCCATCCACCGCAATTCATATCTGTGCTCTCCCCAGGTTCTGAGCTCCGATCTATCTCTCAAAATAGACAAGGACATCTTCATCGCCGGACAACTAAGCGGCGTGGAAGGCTATGTGGAAAGCATCGGCAGCGGGCTCTTGATCGCGAAAATCATCAGCGAAGCACTTGAAATCCTGCCCCAGGAAACCATCCTCGGTCAGTTATGGCGACGCCTGATCGATTCCGGCAGCAAGAACTTTCAACCCGTCAATGCCAATTTTGGGCTTCTGCCAGCCCTTGAATCACCCATCCGCGATAAAAAACTAAAAAAAGACTTGCTCGCTCAGCGTAGCTTGAATTCATTGCAACAGTTCATAAAATAA
- a CDS encoding lytic transglycosylase domain-containing protein: MSKKKTKGRTKKLLTGFAVLLLVLLITLFNPISIRLMTVGVAIYYGIDPVIFYRLIRTESAFRSFAISPRSAIGLGQIRESTAFYIHEKHKRGMLFIPLYNLRLSAKYIKYLSKRFDGNWSLILAAYNWGETKVSKRMRNIAIDPNQDYRHRFKDIPETYNYINKILPPAKKA; encoded by the coding sequence ATGTCCAAAAAGAAAACCAAAGGCAGAACCAAGAAACTCTTGACCGGGTTCGCGGTTCTGCTTTTGGTGCTTTTGATCACGCTTTTCAATCCCATTTCCATCCGCTTGATGACGGTCGGCGTGGCGATCTATTATGGCATCGATCCGGTGATCTTCTATCGGTTGATCCGCACGGAGAGCGCCTTTCGAAGTTTCGCGATTTCGCCTCGTTCCGCCATTGGTTTGGGACAGATCCGCGAATCCACCGCGTTTTACATCCATGAAAAGCACAAACGCGGTATGCTCTTCATTCCGCTATACAATCTGCGCCTTTCCGCAAAGTACATAAAGTATTTGAGTAAGCGTTTCGACGGCAATTGGTCTCTCATCCTCGCCGCCTACAACTGGGGCGAAACCAAGGTGTCCAAACGCATGCGAAATATAGCTATTGATCCAAATCAGGACTATCGTCACCGCTTCAAGGACATCCCGGAAACCTACAATTACATCAACAAAATCCTCCCTCCCGCAAAAAAGGCTTGA
- a CDS encoding ferritin family protein has product MPTYSVNEIVEMAVQIERNGYAFYHEATKRKDLDLQAIEFLELLRDQELNHEKTFLNLRDDMDMTVLELSPDWELVTAYLKTIVDGRIFHNEFSAIKKAAEAKDIYGVIDHAITFEKDTLLYFHAVNDTINDPHAKEILRRIINEEVSHVLKLNDFKKNLK; this is encoded by the coding sequence ATGCCAACCTATTCCGTAAACGAAATCGTCGAAATGGCTGTTCAGATCGAGCGCAACGGCTATGCTTTCTATCACGAAGCCACCAAGCGCAAGGATCTCGATCTCCAAGCGATCGAATTCCTTGAATTGCTAAGAGATCAGGAACTCAACCACGAAAAGACCTTCCTCAACCTTAGGGATGACATGGACATGACAGTCCTCGAGCTTTCCCCGGATTGGGAACTCGTCACCGCCTATCTGAAAACCATCGTGGATGGCAGGATCTTTCACAATGAGTTTTCCGCCATCAAAAAAGCCGCCGAAGCCAAAGACATCTATGGCGTCATCGACCACGCCATCACCTTTGAAAAGGACACCCTGCTCTATTTCCACGCAGTCAACGACACGATCAACGATCCCCACGCCAAGGAAATCCTGCGCCGGATCATCAACGAAGAGGTCTCCCACGTCCTCAAGCTGAACGACTTCAAAAAGAATCTCAAATAA
- the fabF gene encoding beta-ketoacyl-ACP synthase II yields MSKKKVVITGLGAITPVGNNVAEVWQNLINGVSGVGLITKFDASVLPTHIAAEVKNFRAEDHFDAKEARKLDFYTQYAMVAAREAVKDANLVPGSYDPNRVGVITGAGIGGILTFEEECVKAHTQGFRRISPFFIPKMIGNIAAAHISIEHGFKGVNFNVMSACASANHALGTAMRMIQYGDADIIVSGGMEAAVSPLAVGGFSAMRALSTRNDNPQAASRPFDVDRDGFVMSEGSAILILEELEHALKRGARIYAELSGYGATGDAYHITAPTEDGEGSSRAIEAAIRDAGLKPEDIDYINAHGTSTTLNDKGETLSIKNSFGEHAYKLLINSTKSMVGHMLGAAAGIEAIVCVKSIETGIVHPTINLDNPDPACDLDYVPHKSRKFDVKAALSNSLGFGGHNSAIVITKYL; encoded by the coding sequence ATGAGTAAGAAAAAAGTAGTCATCACCGGGCTCGGAGCTATCACTCCCGTTGGAAACAACGTCGCGGAAGTGTGGCAAAACCTGATCAACGGCGTTTCCGGGGTCGGATTGATCACCAAGTTCGACGCCTCCGTCCTGCCTACCCACATTGCCGCAGAGGTGAAAAACTTCCGCGCGGAAGATCATTTTGACGCCAAGGAAGCCAGAAAGCTTGATTTTTATACCCAATACGCGATGGTAGCAGCCCGCGAAGCAGTCAAGGACGCAAACCTCGTTCCGGGTTCCTATGATCCAAACCGCGTTGGCGTGATCACCGGTGCCGGCATTGGTGGAATCCTCACTTTTGAAGAAGAATGCGTCAAAGCCCACACCCAGGGTTTTCGCCGCATCAGTCCTTTCTTCATTCCCAAGATGATCGGAAACATTGCCGCTGCGCACATCTCCATCGAACATGGCTTTAAAGGTGTCAACTTCAACGTTATGAGTGCTTGCGCCAGTGCCAACCACGCTTTGGGAACCGCCATGCGCATGATCCAATATGGAGACGCGGACATCATTGTCAGCGGAGGCATGGAAGCGGCGGTTTCACCATTGGCAGTGGGTGGATTTTCCGCCATGCGCGCGCTCAGCACCAGAAACGACAATCCTCAGGCAGCATCGCGTCCCTTTGATGTTGACCGCGATGGATTCGTCATGAGCGAAGGCTCCGCCATCCTCATCCTCGAAGAACTCGAACACGCGCTCAAGCGCGGAGCGAGGATCTATGCCGAACTTTCCGGCTATGGCGCCACCGGCGACGCTTACCACATCACAGCGCCCACAGAAGATGGAGAAGGAAGCAGCCGAGCCATCGAAGCCGCAATCCGCGATGCCGGGCTGAAACCTGAAGACATCGACTATATCAACGCCCACGGCACTTCGACCACGCTCAACGACAAAGGCGAAACGCTTTCCATCAAAAATAGCTTCGGCGAGCATGCCTACAAACTCTTGATCAATTCCACCAAATCCATGGTCGGACACATGCTCGGCGCCGCTGCAGGCATCGAAGCCATCGTCTGCGTGAAATCCATTGAGACCGGCATCGTCCATCCCACCATCAATCTGGACAATCCCGATCCAGCGTGCGATCTGGACTATGTGCCGCACAAATCGAGAAAGTTTGACGTCAAAGCTGCTCTATCCAATTCACTCGGTTTCGGCGGACACAATTCCGCCATCGTCATCACGAAATATCTCTGA
- the rnc gene encoding ribonuclease III, which produces MPDGKPFADPKADKSPAKTRKTVNPIISRIIEYFNGKRIAEQYPKWEKSLVQLQKKIEYSFKDSTILRAALTHKSYLRRKYDDHKTPSPFERMEFLGDSILGFAVSKELFTRHPDEQEGKLSKLKSKIVSETYLTFKANSLELGKYVLLSPEEQQSGGAKKASILSDTMEALICAIYLDSGIASANKFIKNFIIKDYETTVNRNELVNYKSILQEYMQSKNQDPPRYITTAEEGPEHNKTFIVEVHVSGKLMGTGKGNTKKTAHQDAAHAACQKLGV; this is translated from the coding sequence ATGCCTGATGGCAAGCCTTTTGCAGACCCCAAGGCGGATAAAAGCCCCGCGAAAACGAGGAAAACCGTGAATCCGATCATTTCCAGGATCATTGAATACTTCAACGGCAAGCGCATCGCGGAACAATATCCCAAATGGGAAAAGAGCCTCGTGCAATTGCAGAAGAAGATAGAATATTCCTTCAAAGACAGCACTATACTGAGGGCGGCGCTCACCCACAAATCCTATCTGCGGCGCAAATACGACGACCACAAAACTCCCTCCCCCTTTGAACGCATGGAGTTTCTGGGTGATTCCATCCTCGGCTTTGCCGTCTCCAAAGAACTATTTACCCGCCATCCGGACGAACAGGAAGGAAAGCTCAGCAAGCTCAAATCCAAGATCGTTTCGGAGACCTATCTCACCTTCAAGGCAAACTCTTTGGAACTCGGAAAATACGTGCTGCTCAGCCCCGAAGAACAACAATCCGGCGGTGCCAAAAAAGCCTCCATCCTCAGCGATACCATGGAAGCGCTCATCTGCGCCATCTATCTGGACAGCGGCATCGCCTCTGCCAACAAATTCATCAAAAACTTCATCATCAAAGACTACGAAACCACGGTCAACCGCAACGAACTCGTGAACTATAAAAGCATCCTGCAGGAATACATGCAATCCAAAAACCAAGACCCGCCACGCTATATCACCACCGCTGAAGAGGGTCCAGAACACAACAAAACCTTCATCGTGGAAGTTCACGTTAGCGGAAAACTGATGGGCACCGGAAAAGGCAACACCAAGAAAACCGCGCATCAGGACGCAGCCCATGCGGCATGCCAGAAACTTGGGGTGTGA
- a CDS encoding DUF3795 domain-containing protein: MNSFLSACGLDCQTCECYTATQEKDMENKKDIAVRWSKNYDANLSPEDINCDGCMSDGTHFGWCAKCPIRACVVNKDYQSCAECKDFPCATNEFLYNAVPSAKETILALR, encoded by the coding sequence ATGAACAGTTTTCTATCCGCTTGCGGTTTGGACTGCCAGACTTGCGAATGCTACACCGCCACCCAGGAAAAAGACATGGAGAATAAGAAGGACATTGCCGTCCGGTGGAGCAAAAACTATGATGCCAACCTCAGCCCCGAAGATATCAATTGCGATGGCTGCATGAGCGATGGCACGCATTTCGGTTGGTGCGCCAAATGCCCCATCCGTGCTTGCGTGGTAAACAAAGACTATCAAAGCTGCGCCGAGTGCAAAGACTTCCCATGCGCCACAAACGAATTTCTATACAACGCCGTTCCCTCCGCCAAGGAGACGATCCTCGCCCTCAGATAA